In a single window of the Patescibacteria group bacterium genome:
- the pyk gene encoding pyruvate kinase produces the protein MSQNKRTKIVCTIGPASGSPSTLTAMVRAGMNVARLNFSHGTHEEHAKLIGALRMLSSQTNEPVAILQDLQGPKVRIGNLPAEGVKLVPRTKVVFTTDRLAAPPKIPVGYEKLHEDVKSGDRLLLDDGLMDVRVIGVKGRDITCEVVTGGILTSHKGINLPTATLSIPAITEKDAADVEFGVEHHVDWIALSFVRSAKEVYDLRYLIEDHKAKLGGSYVYVPPIRIIAKIEKHEAVKHIDEIIEAVDGIMVARGDLGIEMPAEEVPLIQKRIIDKCRAAGKPVIVATQMLDSMMRNPRPTRAEVSDVANAVIDHTDAVMLSGETASGKYPVEAVSTMAKIIHETEMSEYDNTEREPGFLSGKSSSEEAVSGVANILARDTKAKLILVASLSGNAGRIVSRYRPEMPIYVSTDSERVRHQLNLSWGVVPFLLPRCHSIEELIDRSIGYMKKVKAVKKGDLIIAIAGEPVGSSGGLNLIELKSIE, from the coding sequence ATGAGCCAAAATAAGAGAACCAAGATCGTCTGCACCATTGGGCCGGCTTCCGGCAGCCCGAGCACTCTCACGGCCATGGTTCGCGCCGGCATGAACGTCGCTCGGCTGAATTTTTCCCATGGCACTCACGAAGAGCACGCCAAGCTCATCGGCGCGTTGCGGATGCTTTCGAGCCAGACCAACGAGCCCGTGGCTATTCTTCAAGATCTCCAGGGACCGAAAGTGCGGATCGGCAATCTGCCCGCGGAAGGCGTCAAACTTGTGCCGCGGACGAAGGTCGTGTTCACGACCGACCGCCTGGCCGCGCCGCCGAAGATCCCGGTCGGTTATGAGAAGCTGCATGAAGATGTGAAAAGCGGCGACCGGCTGCTCCTGGACGACGGTCTCATGGATGTGCGCGTCATCGGAGTCAAAGGCCGGGATATCACCTGCGAGGTCGTGACCGGCGGGATCCTGACGTCGCATAAGGGTATCAACCTGCCGACCGCAACGCTGTCCATTCCAGCAATCACCGAGAAGGACGCGGCGGACGTCGAGTTCGGCGTGGAGCATCACGTGGATTGGATCGCGCTGTCTTTCGTCCGGTCGGCCAAGGAGGTCTACGACCTGCGCTACCTGATCGAGGATCACAAGGCCAAGCTCGGCGGCAGCTATGTTTACGTCCCGCCGATCCGCATCATCGCCAAGATCGAGAAACACGAGGCTGTGAAGCATATCGACGAGATCATCGAAGCGGTCGATGGTATCATGGTCGCGCGCGGCGATCTCGGCATCGAGATGCCGGCGGAGGAAGTGCCGCTCATTCAGAAACGCATCATCGACAAGTGCCGCGCGGCCGGCAAGCCGGTCATCGTCGCGACCCAGATGCTCGATTCCATGATGCGGAATCCGCGGCCGACCCGCGCCGAGGTCTCGGACGTCGCGAACGCGGTCATCGATCACACCGACGCGGTGATGCTTTCTGGCGAGACCGCTTCCGGCAAGTATCCGGTCGAGGCGGTCAGCACCATGGCCAAGATCATCCACGAGACCGAGATGTCGGAATATGACAACACCGAACGCGAGCCTGGTTTCCTGTCCGGCAAGTCCAGTTCCGAAGAAGCCGTGTCCGGCGTGGCCAACATCCTGGCCCGCGACACCAAGGCCAAACTGATCCTCGTCGCCTCGCTTTCCGGCAACGCCGGCCGCATCGTCAGCCGCTACCGTCCAGAGATGCCGATCTACGTCTCCACCGATTCCGAGCGCGTCCGGCATCAGCTCAATCTGTCCTGGGGCGTCGTGCCGTTCCTGCTGCCGCGCTGCCACTCCATCGAGGAACTCATCGACCGCTCCATCGGCTACATGAAGAAGGTCAAAGCCGTCAAAAAAGGCGACCTTATCATCGCCATCGCCGGCGAACCGGTCGGTTCTTCGGGCGGCCTCAATCTCATCGAACTTAAATCGATCGAATAG